A window of the Campylobacter massiliensis genome harbors these coding sequences:
- a CDS encoding Fe-S-containing hydro-lyase, whose product MSEVKKITAPFDKEVVKSLKAGDNVLISGTIIAARDAAHKALTETLARGEALPVNLAGETIYYLGPSPAKPGDVIGAAGPTTSGRMDKYTPTMINEVGINGMIGKGYRSDAVVEAMKKSGCVYMVAIGGAGALISQSIKKYEVLAYPELGPEAVARLTVEDFPAIVAIDSEGNNFYEVGQAPYKKI is encoded by the coding sequence ATGTCAGAAGTAAAAAAGATAACCGCGCCGTTTGACAAAGAGGTCGTAAAAAGCCTAAAAGCAGGCGATAACGTACTAATAAGCGGCACCATCATCGCAGCCCGCGACGCCGCGCACAAGGCGCTAACCGAGACTTTGGCTCGCGGCGAGGCCTTGCCCGTAAATTTAGCCGGCGAGACGATCTACTACCTAGGACCGAGCCCCGCAAAACCGGGCGACGTCATAGGCGCTGCGGGACCGACTACTAGCGGACGCATGGACAAATACACTCCGACGATGATAAACGAAGTAGGCATCAACGGCATGATCGGCAAAGGATATCGTAGCGACGCCGTCGTCGAAGCGATGAAAAAATCAGGCTGCGTTTATATGGTCGCTATCGGGGGTGCGGGCGCGCTGATTAGCCAAAGCATCAAAAAGTACGAAGTGCTAGCCTATCCAGAGCTCGGCCCAGAGGCGGTCGCAAGACTTACGGTCGAGGATTTCCCCGCTATCGTAGCGATAGATAGCGAGGGCAACAATTTCTACGAAGTCGGACAAGCTCCGTATAAAAAAATATAA
- a CDS encoding cysteine permease: MKITLAPNEFLDDYVLGCEFARNAEISGNAYLFWSGAICAKFENSRIVFLHKKCIPARFREAAARCSDLAGLVLTSAFCSFTTLAPSHLVAKNGSKLYPLFDLCEICGIKFINLKKFYDDFGLDYDYRIYIEKCSFFSPAPLEKRIKLTETMCLGYY; the protein is encoded by the coding sequence ATGAAAATAACCCTTGCGCCAAACGAGTTTTTGGATGATTACGTTCTGGGATGCGAATTTGCGCGAAACGCTGAAATTTCGGGCAATGCGTATCTGTTTTGGAGCGGCGCGATCTGCGCTAAATTTGAAAACTCGCGCATCGTTTTTCTGCATAAAAAATGCATTCCCGCGCGATTTCGCGAGGCCGCTGCGCGCTGCAGCGATCTGGCTGGACTCGTACTAACATCGGCATTTTGCTCGTTTACGACGCTAGCACCCTCGCACCTCGTCGCCAAAAACGGTTCCAAACTCTATCCGCTTTTTGATCTATGCGAAATTTGCGGGATAAAATTTATAAATTTAAAGAAATTTTACGACGACTTTGGACTTGACTACGACTACAGAATTTACATCGAAAAGTGCTCGTTTTTCTCGCCTGCACCGCTTGAAAAGCGCATAAAGCTAACCGAGACGATGTGTCTTGGGTATTATTAG
- a CDS encoding RidA family protein, with protein MKKVISTKDAPQAIGPYSQAIEANGFLFISGQLGVTPDGKFAGEDVRAQAEQSMLNLKAILAQAGLSFENAVKTTIFLADIEDFAAVNEIYAKFFSEPYPARSTIAVKTLPKGGLVEIELVAATK; from the coding sequence ATGAAAAAGGTTATCTCTACAAAAGACGCCCCACAAGCGATCGGACCGTATTCGCAGGCGATCGAGGCAAATGGATTTTTGTTTATTTCAGGGCAGCTGGGCGTTACGCCTGACGGCAAATTTGCGGGCGAGGATGTGAGAGCTCAGGCGGAGCAGTCGATGCTAAATTTAAAGGCGATTTTGGCGCAGGCGGGGCTTAGCTTTGAAAACGCGGTAAAAACGACGATTTTTCTAGCCGACATCGAGGACTTTGCGGCCGTAAATGAAATTTACGCTAAATTTTTTAGCGAGCCGTATCCTGCCAGAAGTACGATCGCCGTTAAAACGCTGCCAAAAGGCGGCCTAGTCGAGATCGAGCTCGTCGCCGCAACGAAGTAA
- a CDS encoding DUF945 family protein has translation MKKIIFALAVVLIAVFGVAFYGSSKAKESYDRGVARLTSETLKLGFFNIKANAVENDYDKGLFSSRAVLKLELTDGNDPVKFEAKTTLKHGFAELFSGFRAHSDVKALTPEAALYLKKIFGTDEFLSVDALIKFDKTRDVTLNLADIKTNEDDSSFVISKPFAKAQIKENKIKSLEIGVGKIGGGDTDGTNKVDIENASALIELNDFKSYDDLIPFIKIQNPYENIAKIGLKADKISFNSTRGYDFPKSVGITGMSFLAQKKQNADANLLDTLTDASLGALDVDGKNVLTQLNLSLNEKNVNKEAMAMYVTDPKESALYKILMSKNYVMEIKNFSFKNPNGKELKFNAVADASGLGAESKTLHDDVDIQTALKAIKFDGEIKVQVASITEFLSAYKGLMADSDFNQMMDGIKPFEERVNSLFAKDGEYMSAKFKHDVGSDDLLVNDKISLKEFIMSLMAN, from the coding sequence ATGAAAAAGATTATATTCGCGCTCGCAGTCGTTTTGATCGCGGTTTTCGGAGTCGCGTTTTACGGCTCGTCTAAAGCTAAAGAGTCCTACGACAGGGGCGTGGCGAGGCTAACTAGCGAGACTTTGAAGCTTGGATTTTTCAATATAAAAGCAAATGCGGTAGAAAACGACTACGACAAAGGGTTGTTTAGCTCGCGCGCGGTGCTAAAACTCGAGCTCACCGATGGCAACGATCCGGTCAAATTTGAAGCCAAAACGACGCTAAAACACGGATTTGCGGAGCTATTTAGCGGCTTTAGGGCTCATAGCGACGTCAAAGCGCTAACGCCGGAAGCCGCGCTCTATCTAAAGAAAATTTTCGGTACGGACGAGTTTTTAAGCGTCGACGCGCTGATAAAATTTGATAAAACTCGCGACGTGACGTTAAATTTGGCCGATATCAAAACAAATGAAGATGACTCTAGCTTTGTAATCTCAAAGCCGTTCGCAAAGGCACAAATCAAAGAAAATAAGATAAAATCCCTAGAAATCGGCGTCGGTAAAATCGGCGGCGGCGATACGGACGGCACGAATAAGGTCGATATAGAAAACGCCTCCGCGCTCATCGAGCTTAACGACTTTAAGAGCTATGACGATCTTATCCCGTTTATAAAAATACAAAACCCTTACGAAAATATAGCTAAAATCGGGCTAAAGGCCGATAAAATAAGCTTTAACAGCACTAGGGGCTATGATTTTCCAAAATCGGTCGGCATCACGGGTATGTCGTTTTTGGCGCAGAAAAAGCAAAACGCGGACGCAAATCTCCTCGATACGCTTACCGACGCGAGCCTAGGCGCGCTTGACGTAGACGGCAAAAATGTGCTCACGCAGCTAAATTTGAGTCTAAACGAGAAAAATGTAAACAAAGAAGCGATGGCGATGTACGTCACCGACCCGAAAGAGTCGGCTCTTTATAAAATTTTGATGAGCAAAAACTACGTGATGGAGATTAAAAATTTTAGCTTTAAAAACCCAAACGGCAAAGAGCTAAAATTTAATGCCGTTGCCGATGCGTCAGGGCTCGGCGCGGAAAGCAAAACGCTACATGACGACGTAGATATCCAAACGGCGCTAAAAGCGATCAAATTTGACGGCGAGATAAAGGTGCAAGTCGCGTCTATAACGGAGTTTTTAAGCGCGTATAAGGGGCTAATGGCCGATAGCGACTTTAACCAGATGATGGATGGCATCAAGCCTTTTGAGGAGCGCGTAAATTCGCTTTTTGCCAAAGACGGCGAGTATATGAGCGCGAAATTTAAACACGACGTCGGTAGCGACGACCTGCTCGTAAACGATAAAATTTCGCTCAAAGAATTTATAATGAGCCTAATGGCGAACTAA
- a CDS encoding TRAP transporter substrate-binding protein — protein sequence MKLFSALTLCAVMAFSAQAAEKYKIKLASTYESNVPVLGDAPKKFKELVEKMSDGRIEVRVDYPSKHKAAFALLDMVKSAQYDAAFTASYFYKGKDAKLMLFTTVPFGMNKAEQDAWYAYGGGKELAQKVFNEYGIVTFHGGNFGMQMGGWFKKEIKSTDDLKGLKLRMTGLGGEIMAKLGVNINTIPIGELYMAMEMNTIDAVEWVCPAIDINFGFQKVAKFYYTGWQEPASENEFYINKKLWDKLPADLQAIVETATKAVAADVYESAVYQNSLVLDKIKSEHPDVKIASFPPEIIAALRKATDEILDELSAKDATFKEILDSQKAFMKKARVWTQISENSYINSTTE from the coding sequence ATGAAACTATTTTCAGCTCTGACTCTATGCGCGGTGATGGCATTTAGCGCGCAGGCTGCGGAAAAATACAAGATCAAGCTCGCATCCACCTACGAGAGCAACGTGCCAGTACTAGGCGACGCTCCAAAGAAATTTAAAGAGCTCGTGGAAAAGATGAGCGACGGCCGTATCGAGGTGCGCGTCGACTATCCGTCCAAGCACAAGGCGGCGTTCGCGCTGCTTGATATGGTCAAAAGCGCCCAGTACGATGCGGCTTTCACCGCAAGCTACTTTTATAAGGGCAAGGACGCCAAGCTCATGCTCTTTACGACCGTGCCTTTTGGCATGAATAAGGCCGAGCAAGACGCCTGGTACGCATACGGCGGAGGCAAAGAGCTCGCGCAAAAGGTCTTTAACGAGTACGGCATCGTGACCTTTCACGGCGGAAATTTCGGCATGCAGATGGGCGGCTGGTTTAAAAAAGAGATCAAGAGTACGGACGATCTAAAGGGACTAAAACTGCGCATGACCGGGCTTGGCGGCGAGATAATGGCAAAGCTAGGCGTAAACATCAACACGATCCCGATCGGCGAGCTATACATGGCGATGGAGATGAACACGATCGACGCCGTCGAGTGGGTCTGCCCTGCGATCGATATAAATTTCGGCTTTCAAAAGGTGGCTAAATTTTACTACACCGGCTGGCAGGAGCCCGCTAGCGAAAATGAATTCTACATCAACAAAAAGCTCTGGGACAAGCTACCCGCCGACCTTCAAGCTATAGTAGAAACCGCGACTAAGGCCGTAGCAGCCGATGTATACGAGTCTGCCGTCTATCAAAACTCTCTAGTCCTTGATAAAATCAAAAGCGAGCATCCGGACGTAAAAATAGCCTCATTTCCGCCAGAGATCATCGCCGCACTGCGCAAAGCTACGGACGAGATCCTAGACGAGCTCTCGGCAAAAGACGCGACGTTTAAGGAGATTTTGGACTCGCAAAAAGCCTTTATGAAAAAGGCTAGAGTCTGGACGCAGATCTCCGAAAACAGCTACATAAACAGCACTACGGAGTGA